In a genomic window of Spirosoma agri:
- a CDS encoding Kelch repeat-containing protein gives MNRVFLYSFCLVVGGYAAHAQRWQPVTTQNTCDTRHENAAALVGDSLYAIGGRGMKPLEALNLKTMVWRRLPVPPVEMNHFQAITYNGEIYVMCAFEGKYPHETPIPNIYIYNPKKGEWRKGPEIPKERLRGSAGVVVYKDKIYLACGITDGHWDGHVAWLDEYDPKTNTWKRLADAPRTRDHIAAAVVGDKLYLAGGRNSTARINKVLETTIAEVDVYDFKTGRWETLPATANIPTQRAGSTAVTQGGKVWVIGGETTQLLAHNEAEALDPKTNRWTAGPTMNQGRHGTQAVVYDGKIYIVAGSANHGGGPELNTVEVLK, from the coding sequence ATGAACCGAGTTTTTCTGTATAGTTTTTGTCTGGTTGTCGGTGGATATGCGGCTCACGCCCAACGCTGGCAACCCGTTACAACGCAAAATACCTGCGATACCCGCCACGAAAACGCGGCTGCGCTCGTGGGCGATAGTTTATATGCCATCGGTGGGCGCGGGATGAAACCGCTGGAAGCCCTGAATCTGAAAACGATGGTATGGCGCCGACTGCCGGTTCCGCCGGTCGAAATGAATCACTTTCAGGCTATTACGTACAACGGAGAGATTTACGTGATGTGCGCTTTTGAAGGGAAATATCCGCACGAAACGCCCATTCCGAACATCTACATTTACAATCCGAAAAAAGGCGAGTGGCGCAAAGGACCGGAAATTCCCAAGGAGCGTTTGCGTGGGTCGGCGGGCGTGGTGGTCTACAAGGACAAAATTTATTTGGCGTGTGGCATTACGGACGGTCATTGGGATGGTCACGTTGCGTGGCTGGACGAGTATGATCCGAAGACGAACACCTGGAAACGACTGGCCGATGCCCCCCGCACCCGCGATCATATTGCCGCTGCTGTCGTGGGCGATAAACTCTACCTGGCGGGTGGCCGTAATTCAACGGCTCGTATCAACAAAGTACTGGAAACGACAATTGCCGAGGTTGATGTGTACGATTTTAAAACGGGTCGGTGGGAAACCTTGCCCGCTACGGCCAACATTCCAACGCAACGGGCTGGCAGTACTGCCGTTACGCAGGGCGGGAAAGTCTGGGTAATTGGGGGCGAAACAACCCAGTTACTGGCCCATAACGAAGCTGAGGCACTTGATCCAAAAACCAACCGCTGGACAGCCGGCCCGACCATGAATCAGGGTCGTCATGGCACACAAGCAGTTGTCTACGACGGAAAAATTTACATCGTCGCTGGTTCGGCTAACCACGGCGGAGGACCGGAGCTGAATACCGTAGAGGTGTTGAAATAA
- a CDS encoding helix-turn-helix transcriptional regulator, which produces MEKFTAKLYPDPFLCRQIIQAKRFIDTNYGSPLRLTDIAGEAFFSPFHFIRLFRKFYGRTPHQYLIEVRIKQAKRLLLTDKKVQEVCFLVGFDSPSSFTGLFRKMTGLTPSEFSANQK; this is translated from the coding sequence GTGGAAAAATTTACCGCTAAACTGTACCCCGACCCATTTTTATGCAGGCAGATTATCCAGGCAAAGCGATTCATTGACACCAACTATGGAAGTCCCCTACGTCTGACTGATATTGCCGGAGAAGCGTTCTTTTCGCCGTTTCACTTTATTCGCCTTTTCAGGAAATTCTACGGCAGAACGCCCCATCAATACCTGATTGAGGTCAGAATTAAACAGGCTAAACGGTTACTGCTCACCGACAAAAAGGTCCAGGAGGTCTGTTTCTTGGTTGGCTTTGATAGTCCAAGTTCGTTTACCGGACTGTTCAGAAAGATGACGGGATTGACCCCTTCCGAGTTTTCAGCAAACCAGAAGTAG
- a CDS encoding VOC family protein: protein MKINVMSLLVDDQAKALRFYTEQLGFIKKTDLPLGDHKWLTVVSNEERDGVELLLEPIAFPPAQIYQKALFDAGIPAASFTVDDIHNEYDRLAKAGVQFSMKPTVMGPVTLAVFRDTCGNNIQIVQV, encoded by the coding sequence ATGAAAATTAACGTAATGAGCCTACTGGTTGACGATCAGGCGAAAGCCTTGAGATTCTACACAGAACAACTGGGATTTATCAAGAAAACCGATCTACCACTGGGCGATCATAAATGGTTAACGGTGGTGTCGAACGAAGAGCGCGACGGGGTTGAACTGCTTCTGGAACCAATAGCCTTTCCACCCGCACAAATCTACCAGAAAGCCTTATTCGACGCAGGTATTCCTGCGGCATCATTTACTGTAGACGACATCCACAACGAATACGACCGACTGGCAAAAGCCGGTGTTCAATTCAGCATGAAGCCTACCGTCATGGGGCCGGTAACACTGGCGGTCTTTAGGGATACCTGCGGCAACAACATTCAGATCGTTCAGGTGTAG
- a CDS encoding glycoside hydrolase family 9 protein yields MPGQLSRIGVFAFLIQLPFLLNAQSIKVLTNQVGYEGSKAKKAIVVADRTLIIDGFQLIDTKTGKAAYSGKPVFSGQVNKWKNWLFWSIDFSSYTAEGTYQLQVTLPEKTVSSYPFEIGKNVLEQFTLSDVIYYFKGQRSSGLLDKADHRLTLAGKPADTLDVHGGWYDASGDYGKHLSHLTFSSYFNPQQISLTVWSLLKAHSQLTKRKGTDFRQYNRRLLDEAMYGADYLVRVQAKNGSFYRSVKAPGPGKLAKDRVIQAEDKAYRIKQTKEQTLISTADETNWRRYQVSYRSGGGVAIAALAMASTYRGDMTGDYGPADYLNAAERAFAFLENENEAMINDGHENIVDDYCALSAATELYKATKKEVYKLAADKRAKQLLSRLATWKKYTDYWRADDNDRPFFHPSDAGLPLVSLVYYYPLASAETQKTIKAVIKRSMDYELAVTHEVNNPFGYSRQLVQDTLGNRRSTFFFPHGSEASPWWQGENARLASMATAARLAATLFTDDKPLHDRLNSFALDQLNWILGLNPYDACMLQGVGHNNPAYGFFGTFEYTNAPGGIVNGITSGLDNEDDIDFNLSYKLTGKDADWRWAEQWLPHAAWYLMALAVNEE; encoded by the coding sequence ATGCCAGGACAATTAAGTAGGATAGGCGTTTTCGCGTTCCTGATTCAACTTCCTTTTTTACTGAATGCGCAATCGATCAAGGTGTTGACCAACCAGGTTGGGTATGAAGGGAGTAAGGCCAAGAAGGCGATTGTTGTTGCGGACCGAACGCTTATCATCGATGGTTTTCAGTTGATTGATACCAAAACGGGAAAAGCTGCTTACTCAGGCAAGCCCGTTTTCAGCGGGCAAGTGAACAAATGGAAAAACTGGTTATTCTGGTCCATTGATTTTTCATCGTACACCGCCGAAGGGACCTATCAGCTACAGGTCACGTTGCCGGAAAAAACGGTATCGTCCTACCCGTTCGAAATCGGGAAAAACGTGCTTGAGCAATTTACCCTGTCCGATGTGATTTACTACTTCAAAGGGCAGCGTAGTTCGGGTCTGCTGGATAAAGCCGATCACCGATTGACATTAGCGGGCAAGCCTGCCGATACGCTCGACGTACACGGGGGCTGGTACGATGCGTCGGGCGACTACGGCAAGCATTTGTCCCACCTTACGTTCTCGTCGTATTTCAACCCGCAGCAAATTTCGCTGACGGTCTGGAGCTTACTCAAAGCGCACAGTCAGCTGACAAAGCGCAAGGGAACCGATTTTCGCCAGTACAACCGCCGATTGCTGGATGAAGCCATGTATGGTGCTGATTATCTGGTTCGTGTGCAGGCAAAAAACGGCTCCTTCTATCGGTCGGTGAAAGCACCCGGACCCGGTAAGCTGGCAAAAGATCGGGTCATCCAGGCCGAAGATAAAGCGTACCGCATCAAGCAAACCAAAGAGCAGACCTTGATCAGCACCGCCGACGAAACGAACTGGCGCCGGTATCAGGTCAGCTACCGGTCGGGTGGGGGTGTGGCGATTGCTGCGCTGGCGATGGCATCAACGTACCGAGGTGATATGACCGGCGATTATGGTCCGGCTGATTATCTGAACGCGGCTGAACGCGCATTCGCATTTCTGGAGAACGAAAATGAAGCGATGATAAACGATGGCCACGAGAACATCGTAGACGACTACTGCGCATTGAGTGCGGCTACTGAACTATACAAAGCCACTAAAAAGGAGGTCTACAAACTGGCGGCTGATAAACGAGCGAAGCAGTTGCTGAGCCGGTTAGCGACCTGGAAAAAATACACCGATTACTGGCGGGCCGACGACAACGACCGCCCGTTCTTTCATCCGTCCGACGCGGGTTTGCCATTGGTCAGTCTGGTTTATTATTACCCGCTGGCTTCCGCCGAAACCCAGAAAACGATTAAGGCGGTCATTAAACGGTCGATGGACTACGAACTGGCCGTAACCCACGAGGTGAATAATCCGTTTGGCTACAGTCGGCAACTGGTGCAAGATACCCTCGGCAATCGACGGAGTACATTCTTTTTCCCGCACGGTAGTGAAGCGTCGCCGTGGTGGCAAGGCGAAAACGCCCGACTGGCCTCCATGGCAACCGCAGCCCGGCTGGCCGCGACGCTGTTCACCGATGATAAACCATTACACGACCGTTTGAACAGTTTCGCCCTCGATCAGCTGAACTGGATTTTGGGTCTGAATCCGTATGATGCCTGTATGCTACAGGGTGTGGGCCATAACAATCCGGCCTACGGTTTCTTTGGTACGTTCGAGTACACCAATGCGCCCGGCGGCATTGTCAACGGCATCACGTCGGGACTGGATAACGAAGACGATATTGATTTCAACCTGTCCTATAAACTGACCGGAAAAGATGCCGACTGGCGGTGGGCCGAACAATGGTTACCCCATGCCGCTTGGTATCTGATGGCCCTGGCCGTGAACGAAGAATAG
- a CDS encoding ThuA domain-containing protein, which translates to MKKPFFCPLFRYFLLFFILIALDWSAVGQVNKTPVRVLALTEAGGIHAPFVAAAKLWLKQLADENKFTVDYIETAEPITDAFLARYQLFIQLNYPPYMWSDTAKAAFRRYITEGKGGWIGFHHATLLGEFDGYAMWPWFSEFMGGIRYKNYIASFAKATVRVEARTHPCMKGVPASFDVQKEEWYTYNKSPRPNVNVLATVNESTYSPDTDIKMGGDHPVIWSNEQVKARNVYIFMGHHPDLFKNAAFVTIFRNAIFWGLGN; encoded by the coding sequence ATGAAAAAACCTTTTTTTTGTCCGTTGTTTCGCTACTTCTTGCTTTTCTTCATTCTCATTGCTCTTGACTGGTCAGCCGTTGGTCAGGTAAACAAGACCCCAGTTCGGGTGTTGGCCCTGACGGAAGCGGGGGGTATTCATGCGCCTTTCGTCGCTGCGGCTAAACTATGGCTGAAGCAACTGGCCGACGAAAATAAGTTTACCGTTGATTACATCGAAACGGCCGAACCGATAACCGACGCGTTTCTGGCCAGATATCAGTTGTTTATTCAGTTGAATTACCCGCCTTATATGTGGAGCGACACGGCTAAAGCTGCGTTCCGGCGATACATCACGGAGGGTAAAGGCGGATGGATCGGATTTCACCACGCTACGTTGCTGGGCGAGTTTGACGGCTATGCCATGTGGCCGTGGTTTTCGGAATTTATGGGCGGTATTCGGTACAAGAATTACATTGCCAGTTTCGCCAAAGCAACGGTTCGGGTGGAAGCCAGAACGCATCCCTGCATGAAAGGCGTACCAGCCTCGTTCGACGTGCAAAAAGAAGAATGGTACACTTACAACAAGAGTCCCCGCCCCAACGTCAACGTGCTGGCAACAGTTAATGAATCGACCTATTCGCCCGATACCGACATCAAAATGGGGGGCGACCACCCGGTAATCTGGTCGAATGAGCAGGTCAAAGCCCGGAACGTGTACATTTTTATGGGTCATCACCCGGATTTGTTCAAGAATGCGGCATTCGTGACTATTTTTCGGAATGCCATTTTTTGGGGACTGGGAAACTAG
- a CDS encoding 3-keto-disaccharide hydrolase gives MPAVMAQSKADKEEWIQLFNGKDLRDWDIKIAGLPLNDNYKNTFRVENGVLRIAYDQYKTFDGKYGHMYYKTPFSYYIVRFTYRFVGNQTPGGDAWNVRNSGVMVHSQSAKSLSLGQTFPVSLELQLLGGLGKGERHTANLCTPGTQVYMHGKLQAEHCIDSDSKTYDGDQWVTSSAIVLGDSMVHHLIGKDTVLTYEKTQVGGGFVSADHDWNAGHFSSEAANYWASRANTPLSEGYIALQAESHPIDFRVVEVLNLKGCMDPKALNYKSYFIKSDNTQCTYK, from the coding sequence ATGCCAGCCGTCATGGCCCAGTCGAAGGCCGATAAAGAAGAATGGATTCAGCTCTTCAATGGTAAAGATCTGCGCGACTGGGATATAAAAATTGCCGGTCTGCCGCTGAACGACAACTACAAAAATACCTTTCGGGTCGAGAATGGCGTGCTGCGAATCGCCTACGATCAATACAAAACCTTCGACGGCAAGTACGGGCACATGTACTACAAAACGCCGTTCTCGTATTACATCGTCCGATTCACGTACCGCTTTGTCGGCAACCAGACGCCAGGTGGCGACGCGTGGAATGTGCGCAACAGTGGCGTAATGGTGCATTCGCAATCGGCCAAGAGCCTGTCGCTGGGGCAGACGTTTCCGGTGTCGCTTGAACTACAATTGCTGGGTGGTTTGGGGAAAGGGGAGCGTCATACGGCTAATCTCTGCACGCCCGGTACGCAGGTGTACATGCATGGGAAACTTCAGGCTGAACACTGCATCGACTCCGACTCCAAAACGTATGACGGCGACCAATGGGTAACCTCGTCGGCCATTGTACTGGGCGATTCAATGGTGCATCATCTGATTGGGAAAGACACCGTGCTAACTTACGAAAAAACGCAGGTTGGGGGTGGCTTTGTGAGTGCCGACCATGACTGGAACGCGGGCCATTTCAGTTCGGAAGCGGCTAATTACTGGGCCAGTCGTGCCAACACACCCCTGAGCGAGGGCTATATCGCCCTTCAGGCCGAAAGTCATCCGATCGATTTCAGGGTAGTCGAAGTGCTTAATCTGAAAGGGTGCATGGACCCGAAGGCTCTCAATTATAAATCCTATTTTATTAAATCCGACAACACGCAGTGCACGTACAAATAA
- a CDS encoding type I glyceraldehyde-3-phosphate dehydrogenase — translation MSNIALFGFGRIGRTALRIALRDNLFTPVAIADIKDESTLAALFSVDTNYGRWHEPVSGTEGHLKIGNRDIPYYNSAKEIPDWGAMGVDLVIDCTGRATTRAIAQAHIDRGAKRVLISAASKSLDDCDAVLLKGINLDTFDPEKHKIISMASCTTNALAAVVKVIKDNFGIKSGLFSTVHAYTNTQSLTDQPMKDRRDSWAAAENIIPSSSGAAKALKFIWPDLQITGKAYRVPVRTGSIAELNLLTEKECSVDEVNDAFRKAAAEGPLNGVMDVLEGEWASNRIVADPHSSIIDLLLTAKQGDLLSVAAWYDNEWGYATRLAEVAAHVAAK, via the coding sequence ATGAGCAACATTGCTTTGTTTGGTTTCGGCCGGATTGGCCGCACAGCTCTTCGAATCGCCCTGCGCGATAACCTCTTTACGCCTGTCGCCATTGCCGACATCAAAGACGAATCAACACTGGCTGCCCTGTTCTCGGTAGATACCAATTACGGTCGCTGGCACGAGCCCGTTAGCGGAACGGAGGGTCATCTAAAAATTGGCAACCGGGATATTCCATACTATAATTCGGCAAAAGAAATTCCGGATTGGGGCGCCATGGGCGTCGATCTGGTCATCGATTGTACGGGCCGGGCCACCACGCGTGCCATCGCGCAGGCTCACATCGACCGGGGTGCTAAACGCGTACTGATCAGTGCGGCCAGCAAATCCCTTGACGACTGCGATGCCGTGTTATTGAAAGGGATTAACCTGGATACGTTCGATCCGGAGAAACATAAAATTATCAGCATGGCCAGCTGCACGACGAATGCATTAGCCGCCGTTGTAAAGGTCATTAAGGATAACTTTGGTATTAAATCGGGCTTGTTCTCGACGGTTCATGCCTATACGAATACCCAGTCGCTGACGGATCAGCCGATGAAAGATCGTCGTGATTCGTGGGCGGCTGCCGAAAATATCATTCCCTCGTCATCGGGGGCGGCAAAGGCACTGAAGTTCATTTGGCCGGACCTGCAAATTACGGGTAAAGCCTATCGCGTGCCGGTGCGGACGGGTAGTATTGCCGAACTGAACCTGCTGACCGAGAAAGAGTGCTCGGTTGACGAAGTAAACGACGCGTTCCGGAAAGCAGCCGCCGAAGGACCACTGAACGGCGTGATGGATGTGCTGGAAGGCGAATGGGCGTCCAACCGAATCGTGGCTGACCCGCATTCGTCGATCATCGATTTACTGCTGACGGCCAAGCAGGGCGATCTGCTGTCGGTTGCGGCCTGGTACGATAACGAGTGGGGCTATGCTACCCGACTGGCGGAAGTAGCGGCTCATGTCGCTGCGAAGTAA
- a CDS encoding 2,3-bisphosphoglycerate-dependent phosphoglycerate mutase, whose protein sequence is MSLLVIVRHGQSQWNLENRFTGNVDTPLTDLGRHEAREAGVLLKKDRFSIGFTSTLQRAIETMDIILRETGQTDLPIERSDALNERMYGDLQGMNKAEAEQRFGAEQVFRWRRGFADQPPNGESLKDTSMRVIPYFESTILPCLQTGNDVLIAAHGNSLRALVMKLQSISPEDIEQVELATGIPRQYTFDPATGTFELLPK, encoded by the coding sequence ATGTCATTACTCGTCATCGTCCGACACGGACAATCGCAATGGAACCTCGAAAACCGGTTTACGGGCAATGTAGACACACCGCTGACGGATCTTGGCCGGCACGAAGCAAGGGAAGCAGGAGTCCTTTTGAAAAAGGATCGGTTCAGTATTGGGTTTACCTCGACGCTGCAACGGGCCATTGAAACGATGGACATTATTCTCCGCGAAACCGGTCAGACGGATCTACCCATCGAACGCAGCGACGCCCTCAACGAGCGTATGTATGGCGACTTGCAGGGCATGAATAAAGCCGAAGCCGAACAACGGTTTGGGGCCGAGCAGGTTTTTCGCTGGCGACGTGGCTTTGCCGATCAGCCACCCAACGGCGAAAGTTTAAAGGACACCTCGATGCGCGTCATTCCGTATTTTGAGTCTACCATTCTGCCCTGCTTGCAAACGGGTAACGATGTGCTGATAGCCGCTCACGGAAACAGTTTGCGCGCCCTGGTCATGAAACTACAGTCGATCAGTCCCGAAGACATTGAGCAAGTTGAACTAGCGACGGGCATTCCACGTCAGTACACGTTCGATCCGGCAACGGGCACGTTTGAACTACTGCCAAAGTGA
- a CDS encoding endonuclease/exonuclease/phosphatase family protein, with product MVAPSSTNTDRLRRPNPFRNGQWLSRGLAGLSVALFVCSCLGHFLGRFYFLELFSHFTIQYTWVAYGFMILWVVYWLLYRNVAKGMLPLLSVVLLLGTVYLNRTAWIPGDYDTPIPAPSGAIRVLHANVLYSREEYATTVAMLKKHQSDLYVLQEMTPGTIRLVTAQVRTEFPYWVACPSKQQVWTLVGSRTPFRIDQALARQRHIIALETAVRGQQLSVITVHPHTPVVPSWFTERNEQLAYAARKTRFNALPTILIGDFNITPFSPIYKDLFQPVAPTTSLQADKQWPLTAARQTRTQPTWPRSFPAMMIPIDHAFINKGFTTQSFRTLDQPGSDHRALVVDLNLR from the coding sequence ATGGTTGCTCCTTCCTCTACAAATACCGACCGCTTACGCAGACCCAACCCGTTCCGCAACGGGCAATGGCTTAGCCGAGGTTTGGCGGGTTTATCGGTTGCCCTTTTCGTCTGTTCATGCCTTGGTCATTTTCTGGGACGCTTCTATTTTCTGGAGCTGTTCAGTCATTTTACAATCCAGTATACGTGGGTAGCCTACGGTTTCATGATCTTGTGGGTAGTTTACTGGCTGCTCTATCGCAACGTAGCAAAAGGAATGCTGCCTCTCCTGTCGGTTGTATTGTTACTTGGCACGGTCTACCTAAACCGGACGGCCTGGATACCGGGCGATTACGATACACCAATTCCAGCGCCCAGTGGTGCTATTCGCGTGCTGCATGCGAATGTCCTTTACTCGCGGGAGGAATACGCGACAACGGTCGCCATGCTGAAGAAACACCAGTCCGATTTGTACGTATTGCAGGAGATGACACCCGGCACGATTCGGTTGGTTACGGCTCAGGTGCGAACCGAGTTTCCGTATTGGGTTGCCTGCCCATCGAAGCAACAGGTGTGGACACTGGTTGGTAGCCGAACTCCCTTCCGGATTGATCAGGCATTGGCCCGGCAACGCCACATTATCGCCCTCGAAACCGCCGTCCGTGGTCAGCAGCTATCGGTAATCACCGTTCATCCGCACACGCCAGTCGTACCCAGCTGGTTTACCGAACGCAACGAACAGCTAGCGTACGCAGCCCGAAAGACCCGGTTCAATGCCCTGCCGACGATCCTGATCGGTGATTTCAACATCACGCCGTTTTCACCGATTTACAAGGATCTATTCCAGCCCGTTGCACCCACAACGAGCCTACAGGCCGATAAGCAATGGCCATTGACCGCAGCCCGGCAAACGAGAACGCAACCGACATGGCCCCGTTCTTTCCCGGCCATGATGATCCCTATCGACCATGCATTTATCAATAAGGGATTTACAACGCAATCGTTTCGCACCCTCGACCAACCCGGCTCCGATCATCGCGCGCTGGTGGTCGATCTGAACCTGCGCTAA
- a CDS encoding NADP-dependent oxidoreductase has protein sequence MKAVVLSDWGGPENFFVQDVPKPTIKADEVLVQVKAFGVNPADFKTRTGTAPYAKGYTHPIILGWDMAGEVVEAGSDVTTFKPGDAVYGMVNFPEPGQAYAEYVAAPAAHLALKPATLSFEEAAAAPLAVLTAWQALTEHGQLKAGEKVLIQAASGGVGHLGVQLAKALGAHVIGTTSGKNADFVKSLGADEVIDYTQMKVDEVLNDVDLVFDTAGADTIFDSARVLKPNGRLISIAYGAMDKVLAIRPDIRAERILVHTSGDDLRTINQLIDDGKLKINVSRVLPASQMAEAHQSLESRRTTGKIVLTF, from the coding sequence ATGAAAGCTGTTGTATTAAGCGATTGGGGCGGTCCGGAGAATTTCTTCGTTCAGGACGTACCTAAACCAACGATCAAGGCGGACGAAGTACTTGTCCAGGTGAAAGCGTTCGGTGTCAATCCGGCCGATTTTAAAACCCGCACCGGTACGGCACCGTACGCCAAAGGCTACACGCATCCAATTATTCTGGGCTGGGATATGGCCGGTGAAGTTGTCGAAGCGGGTAGCGATGTTACGACCTTTAAACCAGGTGATGCGGTCTACGGGATGGTGAATTTTCCGGAGCCGGGTCAGGCGTACGCCGAATACGTGGCAGCACCGGCCGCTCATCTGGCTTTGAAACCAGCTACGTTGTCTTTTGAGGAGGCCGCGGCCGCTCCACTGGCTGTGCTAACGGCCTGGCAGGCACTGACTGAACATGGACAACTGAAAGCGGGAGAAAAGGTATTGATCCAGGCCGCATCGGGTGGTGTGGGGCATCTGGGCGTTCAGCTTGCCAAAGCGTTGGGTGCTCACGTGATTGGTACAACGTCAGGCAAAAACGCTGACTTTGTCAAATCGCTCGGTGCCGACGAGGTGATCGATTACACCCAAATGAAAGTCGACGAGGTGCTGAACGATGTGGACCTCGTTTTCGATACAGCCGGAGCCGATACCATTTTCGACTCAGCACGGGTTCTCAAACCCAACGGACGGCTCATTTCGATCGCGTACGGAGCCATGGATAAAGTACTTGCCATTCGGCCCGACATTCGCGCGGAACGTATCCTGGTCCACACGAGTGGTGATGACCTGCGAACCATCAACCAACTAATCGATGATGGCAAACTAAAGATCAACGTAAGCCGGGTACTTCCTGCCAGTCAGATGGCCGAAGCGCATCAGTCGCTGGAAAGCCGCCGGACGACGGGGAAAATTGTATTAACATTTTAA
- a CDS encoding PQQ-dependent sugar dehydrogenase: MLRYTIGAAFLSVFLLSSFLIDRHPSTPVGSARTARENYQTYCSSCHGEKVEAFVDRKWKHGNAKSDLVKSISEGYPDLGMPTWKASLSSAEIDELSDLILESLKNVDQYKFASKPTSNVFASEGQTVKLDTVATELGSPWGLAFLPEGDMLVSTRSGDIYRVGKNQQKTKISGGPTVVAEGQGGLLDVVLHPDFAKNQFVYFSYSAGKTEGDQKLSTTAVMRAKLSGATLTDQKVIFEALPYSKTRHHYGSRMVFDNKGYLFVSVGERGNEKENPQSIANDLGKVHRLHDDGRIPEDNPFVQDKNARGSIYSYGHRNPQGMLKHPVTGTIWVDEHGPRGGDELNIIKKGANYGWPVICYGINYDGKPITNLTAKEGMEQPVTYWLPSIAPSGLAFVDSPKYPGWKGNLLVGSLRFQYLNRCVMDGNQVVKQENLLKNIGRLRNIKQGPDGYLYVSVEDPGYIFRLMPVAQ; this comes from the coding sequence ATGTTACGCTACACCATCGGCGCTGCATTCCTTAGTGTGTTCTTACTGAGCAGTTTTCTCATTGATCGACATCCATCGACACCAGTGGGTAGCGCCAGAACGGCCCGTGAGAACTACCAAACCTATTGTTCGTCCTGTCACGGCGAGAAAGTAGAAGCGTTCGTGGACCGCAAATGGAAGCACGGCAACGCCAAGAGCGATCTGGTCAAAAGTATTTCGGAAGGTTACCCCGATTTGGGCATGCCAACCTGGAAAGCGTCGCTCAGTTCGGCAGAAATTGATGAGTTGTCGGACCTGATTCTGGAAAGTCTGAAAAACGTCGATCAGTATAAATTTGCCAGTAAACCAACGTCTAACGTCTTTGCTTCAGAAGGCCAGACGGTCAAACTGGATACGGTGGCCACGGAGTTGGGGTCACCCTGGGGACTGGCTTTTCTGCCCGAAGGGGATATGCTGGTCAGCACCCGTTCCGGCGACATTTACCGGGTTGGCAAAAACCAGCAGAAGACCAAAATTTCAGGCGGTCCGACTGTGGTAGCTGAAGGACAAGGCGGTTTGCTGGACGTGGTGTTGCACCCCGATTTCGCCAAAAACCAGTTTGTTTATTTTTCGTACTCAGCCGGAAAGACGGAAGGCGATCAGAAATTATCGACTACCGCCGTGATGCGGGCGAAGCTGTCAGGTGCTACACTAACGGACCAGAAGGTCATTTTCGAAGCACTTCCCTATTCAAAAACGCGCCATCATTACGGGTCGCGCATGGTGTTCGACAACAAAGGCTATCTGTTCGTGTCGGTGGGCGAACGGGGGAATGAAAAGGAAAATCCGCAATCGATAGCGAACGACTTAGGCAAAGTACACCGGCTGCATGACGATGGCCGTATCCCGGAAGACAACCCATTTGTGCAGGACAAAAACGCTCGCGGCTCCATTTATTCCTATGGGCACCGCAACCCACAGGGGATGCTCAAACACCCGGTTACCGGCACAATCTGGGTCGACGAGCACGGGCCACGCGGGGGTGATGAACTGAACATCATCAAAAAAGGGGCGAACTACGGCTGGCCGGTGATCTGCTACGGCATTAATTACGACGGAAAACCCATCACCAATCTGACGGCGAAAGAAGGGATGGAGCAACCCGTTACGTATTGGCTTCCTTCCATTGCTCCGTCGGGACTCGCTTTCGTGGATAGCCCCAAATACCCCGGCTGGAAAGGAAATCTGCTCGTCGGTTCATTACGCTTCCAGTACTTGAATCGGTGCGTGATGGACGGCAACCAGGTGGTCAAGCAGGAAAATCTCTTAAAGAATATTGGTCGCCTTCGGAACATCAAGCAAGGACCCGACGGCTACCTGTACGTATCGGTGGAAGACCCTGGCTACATTTTCCGGTTGATGCCGGTGGCGCAATAG